From the genome of Trypanosoma brucei brucei TREU927 chromosome 11 chr11_scaffold01 genomic scaffold, whole genome shotgun sequence:
ACCAAGGCAACTGTTTAGTATCATTCGCTAAAGTGCTAAGGGTCTTCCAGGTGAAGGGGAAACGCACAAATCACCCTCGAGAGGGCTGAATATATTTAGTGTTAACCAGGTAGAACAATCTATTCAACGGAGGCGATGACACtcatagcaaaaaaaaaaaaagagatatcTGTCcactccttttgttttgcatgcGGGGACGACTGGATAATgattcactttttttctccccccccccagggGCAGTGGGTTAATGCCTTATCATGCGGACCGCGTAAGACACCGGTGCTATTCAGGGACCGATTGAATTGTCGATGAATAGCCATTTTGTAGGTTAACACTTCGTTATTTTGCTGTGATTCATTTAAACCGCACGGAGCTTGAAGATTCTAGTGGCAGTGTCCGGAGCGGAACCGTGTGGGGAGGATGGGGGGagacttttttaaaaaaattaaagcaaCTCTGTATTTCTGTGTGGAGGAACAGTCAGTGTGCCTGGTGGAGCAACAAGGTGCCAGCAGAATAACTCTGTTTCACttggaaagttttttttttttgctgtgaaGGACACGATGTAGAGTCTTACAGAATTACCCTGTTTCACAGGGTGGTAGGAGATGTAAATGAAATGAATGATGCACACTATGCATTTGGTATCTTTGAATGTGAATTTCGTAGTCCCCAAAGTTTATAGGTTTGTTTCGCAGCGTCATTACATCAGTTATACCACCGTTGTGCACGAAGCACGACAGTGTCGGTGGAAATGAACAGAAGAATTAAACGGATGAATGCATGACGTAATATCAAATTGAAGCGTGACGGCCGCTAGGAGGACAATTAAGGGGGTTATTAGGAAACACTATGATGTAGTAGAAGCGTGTGACAAACCTTGTTGCCCAAGCACCGGGATGCCGGCGACCCCATTCCTGACATCAGCAACACACTTGTTAAAAATATGTGCTAGCGCTGGGGGACTGTAGCTCATGTGAGCTTTGGAAGCGGCACCCAGAAGACGATATGCAGTCCGTTTAAATGCAACTTCTCAGTCATTTGATACAAACATAGGAGTTTCTCAGGGATGCCGGCGGTAGTTCTAAGCGAGATTTTGTTTACGGTGGCTTGTAATAGTGCTGCCACATGCTGAAATAGGGAAGTTTATGCCTTTTACCTAAGTGTTTGGAGCTAccgaattttttttgatggcgTGGGATTTGGATTAATTCATGTGCTGtagtttctcctttcctcactttgCAGTGGGCAGCTGGGTAGGTACCGAGTGAATATTATATAAAAGTGCTGCATATTGATATATCCGGGAGACAAGACACACTACAGATGGTTCTGTATTCATCAATGATGGAAACCCTGTTGTAGGTGGCAGAGGAagtctttattttgtttccctttaaaTCTGTGCTGTTGATTACTTTCTGCGTCGTGCACCGTTACAGTTGTTTTAAAATTTAACTCTTCGTGATGATATCTTTCTTTATATCTGGTTTCGTTTGTTATTACAGCTCTGCACGTGTTTACTAAAAATCGCATTCTTTCTCGTAACGAGAATATATTTGCTAATTTAAGTTTAGtcctctgcttttttttttgcgttacGACAAAGGGGGTTCATATTAAATGTAGAGGAATAATGTTTTTCTGATTGCAGCAatatctttccctttctcctttcttctatTAGGGAGCCTCCGATGCTCGTTGTGGGGGCTTGTGGTTTATTactcttcttgtttttatccGTCGCTGCACGTAACGGAAGTTTCTGTTGGGTTGTGTTGATGCTACGGTGGTCTCCCGAGGGAATATGGGACAATATGCGTCACAAGTTATCGGGTTATCACAACAGCTtctgtgttcttttttaaaaatcttgCTTACCGCTACACGAGCATTGGACTACTTACGCGTTCTGTCTCACGTTTATGATTCTatatgccttttttttgtttttgaaatgTGAAGCGGGGGTGCGGTATTTTTGCTTTAGGCGAGTGCTACGGCTCTCGTTGGTGAGAATTGCTCATACTGTGCTTGATTTTATAGGTACTTACATTTGCTTTAAGATACCATTTTTACTATTTATATGTTTTGGCTCAACCGTTGATCGAGATGGTTGTTTCCCTGTCCTTCTTGGGAGTCCGCGTTAAACGAGTGTCGGTGATGAATGTTCTGTAGCTCTGCTTTCCGTGAAGAGGTAATTCCGCGAAGTGACTCCCAACCATTTTTGGATTGACAGTTGCTGTGTGCATTAAATGTTCATGTATTCCTCGTAGTTTTGCCATTCTTGAACGTGGTCCCGTGCACGCGGTTGCGGCGCAGCATCCTCTGTATGACGTTGTAAAGATGTATCCCATTTACGCGCCAGTAAGAAACACAGGTGAGAAAGGATATGAGCTCACTTTGTTTGCTGGTGTGAATGTGACTCACATTGTGGTTATTCTTACTGCTCTGTGTTAATCTGGAATAATTATGAGATGATATCCTTCACGCTGCGTGTACCTGCAAAGGAGTTATTATTTCATTGTTGTCGCCTGAAACTTTTATTGACCGATTTCGTTGCAGCGCTCTTCATTTAAAGAGAAATTTTATTCACCTTTGCGTCAATTTATGCTTCTTTAAGTGTCGGTGCTTTTGTTCATGCCCTGCTTGCCCTGATCCAGTGTGTAACTTATATCAATGGCGAGGAGTGGGTTGTGgatttttttgtattctaGTGATGCGCACTCCTATTGTTTGAACTGTCTAAGTTTACTGACAACAcgtgcacacacatatggGATACATTTAACATGTCACAAATTTCTTTTCAGCGTATATTCTTCACGTAACGTCGTCCCACGGGATGTCTCCACATATCCTTTTTGCGGTGGCAGGGTTTACTCCGACTTCTTATTGTTTTACACCCCGAGCTGCAACgactttttgtttactttcattGGTGTGCGGTGTGGGTCTCGACGGGACATTTCCCTTCcgtacccccttttttttggggggggggtgtatTTGAACCCGACCTCAAATTTTGTTGGCGACCAAAGTAGAGTGCAACGAGAAACTATTTTTTCCTACTCATTTGCTAATATATGCTATGACCAGGAGTGTAGAAGTTCAAATTTCACGAGGTAGatttttgtcatttattccttttttttctttttagatgGGGTCACATGTGGTGATTGCAAATCATTTACCTCGTTTCATACTCATCTACCGGACGGGGACCGTCACGGAACTTGTGATAGTGAACTGTTGTGGAGGGGGCGCTGTTTATTGGGCTAGATCgttcttacttttttttttaaatattttgttgtattaTTTACGCCCATTCATCCTAAATATAGGAGTGGCGTGCATCTTCATCAGATTGGAGGACCCAATTGAAGTAGTGCTAATAATGGTTCGATGCGCAGACATTTCGAGCATAGGTATTTGGAACATTTTATGTAACTTTTGAAGTTGAATGTACTGTCTACAGCAGTAAACAGCTCAGGGATTGGATCACTGGTTGCTTCATGGTTGTAGAAAGTACTCTTATTctttgttttaaaaaaagtaatgtGCACTCAACTGTTTAAGTTGCAGTGAGTGGCAATTGAGGCCATATCCGAATACTGAAATATCATTTGTTACCTTTCCCCCACTCCTAAAAAGTAGGCTAATCTGGTTGTTTATTAATACCGTCCTTCGAACCTTTTTTTAATGCTTATTACTGGTGTGAATATTGTCTGAattggtatatatatatatatatatatgttgatTTAGAATTTCATCGTGTTTATTATAACCAGAGATGGTGACATCACCTTCTCTATTTCCCTCTTGTCACTGCCCACACTGTTTAATTCCTAAGTTTTTTGAGAAACATTCTATTAACATTGTGTTTTGACCTTAATTTCTACTTCTGTACTAGCTCCGACAGCCCAGGATGGTCAACTAcccgaagaaaaagaagatgcactgCCCTGATGAGCGGTGCAACGCTCACAAGAGCTTCAAGGTTGTGCAGTACAAGGCTGGCAAGGCGCGCCTGTACGCCCGAGGTAAGCGTCGCTACGACCGCAAGCAGTCTGGTTATGGTGGTCAGACAAAGCCCATCTTTCACAAAAAGGCGAAGACGACCAAGAAGATTGTTCTGAAGCTTCAGTGTTCTAACTGCAAATCGATTATCCAGAACGTGCTGAAGCGCACGAAGCACTTCGAGCTgaacgacaaaaagaagacTGGCAACAAGGACCCCACTTGGTAGGTTGTGCGGCGAGACTGATGACATCCGGTTTGAGCAGTAtgaactttctttttttcttttcatcttctGTGTTCTAACTGTGTAATTACGATGGTGTATGAGCGCGCCGAGTTGGCAGGGTGTGCGCAATCTCTACTTTTCATTGCGTACAAGCATCATTATACCTCCTTTTAACAAAAATATCTTTATTTTACATACTTCTATTGCCATTTACTTTGGTGAAACTGAACTGTGACAAAACGCTATGAAGAATAACCAAGCACAATTAATTGTAAAAGCAGCGAGATTGGATTAAGGGGGAAAGATGATGGCATCTAACCTAGCATACATAAATCCCGGAGGGAAACAAGCCCGGAAGGCTAGTGCACTCGAGATAAATATGGTTGCCTCCCGTGGATTACAGGAAGTGCTCAAGACGAACTTGGGCCCCAGAGGCACAATGAAGATGCTCGTTTCAGGTGCTGGGCTTATTAAAATTACTAAGGATGGAATCACTCTTCTAGGTGAAATGCAGATTCAACACCCAACTGCTGTTTTCATAGCTCGCGCCGCCACTGCCGTCGATGACATCACTGGTGATGGGACGACGAGCGCAGTCCTTGTGATTGGTGAAATGATGCGGCAGTGTGAGAGGTACATCCAAGATGGTCTTCATCCTCGTATCCTGACGGAGGGCTTTCGACTTGCCCGCAACGAAGCAGTTAAATATTTGGAGGAAAGCGTCGTTGAGATCCCCGTTGCCACTCGTCGAGAATACCTCACAAATGTCGCTCACACTGCCCTCTCAACGAAGGTTAACGCACACATGTCGGTTCAACTGGCGGAGGCTGTGGTTGACTCTGTGCTCGCTGTTGTCCCCGAAGATGGAAGAGAAATTGATCTACATATGGTTGAGGTCATGCACATGAAGCATCGCCTGAGCTCGGATACTCGTTTTGTGAACGGGATTGTTTTGGACCACGGTGGTCGTAATGACAACATGCCAAAGTACCTGGAGAATGCCTACATTCTGGTCTGTAACGTTTCTCTTGAGTACGAGCGAAGCGAACTGAACACCGGTTTTTACTTCAAGGATGCGGCGGAGAAAGCGCGTATGGTTACCGCGGAGCGGAAGGTAACAGATGACCGCGTTAGGGACATCATTGCTCTAAAGAAACAGGTTTGCACGAAGGAAAATCAGCGCAGCTTCGTTGTAATCAATCAGAAGGGAATTGACCCGATTGCACTGGAGATGCTGTCCAAGGAGGGGATTTTGGCTCTACGGCGTGCCAAGCGTCGTAATATGGAACGCCTTATTCTGGCCTGCGGGGGTGAGGCCGTAAACACAACCGAGAACCTCACAGTGGATGTCCTTGGTGAGGCTGGACGTGTACAAGAGTACACATTGGGTGACGACAAGTACACCTTCGTGGAGGATGCGCGTAAGGGTCGGAGCTGCACATTGCTTGTCAAGGGACCCAATGATCACACTATTGCCCAACTCAAGGATGCCATTCGTGATGGTCTTCGTGCAGTCAAGAACGCTTACGAGAGGGGTGGCGTTCTCGCAGGCGCCGGCTCGTTTGAGGTGGCTCTTCACGACCATCTGACCCGTTATGCTGACACCGTGTcaggtaaacaaaaaattggtGTTCGAGCGTACGCCGATGCCATCCTTGTCATACCGAAAACCTTGGCGGAGAACTCCGGCCTTGATGTTCAGCAGTGCCTTATTTCCCTGCAGGAGGCCAGCCGACGAGCACGCCAGGAAGGGCGCTGGGTGGGCCTTCGACTCGACACGGGAAGCACCGTTGACCCGCTAGCGGCTGGGATCCTGGATAACGTCCTTGTGAAACGAAGTATTCTAGAGACGACTGGAGAGATTGTCGCCCAGCTACTACTGGTAGATGAAATTATGAAGGCTGGGCGCCGCGGAGCCGGTGCCCCCCCGTCGCAGTAAAACAGTCGATCTATATTAAATtaccagaaaagaaaacaacactgAGGAAAACAGCCTTTCAGCTTAAtagacaaaagaaatgaaaaagaaaattaaggcataatttttttaaaagtgtgATTAACGCATAGGGGAAAATGAAAGTACTTTCGGCATAAGTTGGTTCGTGTTTCCCTGTGTGGATGGAGAGAGGCATCTtcacttttgtgtttttgcgtgtttgtttgtccaTGCGTCAAATGTGTGTTCAACAGTTGGGGTAACTGGGTTGAATCTGCAATTTTTTTGCGTTACCGTTTCGACGCTTCGCTTTGTCTTCTTGCGTGTCCGTAGGTGGAACGATTAAGCAACGAGAAGAGGAGTTACGTAAATCAAACAAGCAAACTAAGGAAAGGAACCCCGATGGCGAAGGGCGACAAGGAAGAGGCACCCGTCGATAGGCGTGTTCAGTGGCTTGAGCAGCGCATCATTACCGGGTTAAAGGCCAAACCGGTAGAGACGCGTAAGCTCATTGACAATGAGGAGAGCCGTGGGCAGATTACTGAGTTTCTTGACACAACGGATGCTCAGCACCTGTATGTATACCAGCAGTCTGGTGGGCTGCTTGTTGCTCGCATAGACGCACCGGAGGAACTTAAGAAAAAGGGCATGTATTTCTCCAAGAAGAAGCGTGAGAGAATTAGTGACGAGCAACACATGAGGGGATGTATTGTCTTTGGTGATCTGTGTCCCGACGCACTTAACGGTCTCAATTCGGTGACGCGGAACGTTTACGCGGAACTCATTAAGAAAGAGAAGCGGAATGTAAGTCAGATacctgatgttgctgttgcggaGCTTATGGAGGACACTAACAAGCTCTTGGCGCATATGTTAGTGACACTTGGGCTTAGTCAAGGAAAAACTCTCCTTCCCTTGCCTCCCGTACAACTACCGTCGAGGGTTGGCGATGGCCCCTTTGATTCAGAGTTCATTTATCAGCTAGAGAGCTCCATCATTGCTTGGACAACGCAAATCCGTGCGGCGATAGATTCATCCCCAGAAGATATGATTGACTGTGGCTCTGAAAAAGGGATACATCCCGGACCACTCAACGAGATAGCCTTTTGGAAAGGTAAAGTGGATAATTTGGCCAACTTGGAACAGCAGTTGTACTCTGTGAAGGCGCTGAAGATTT
Proteins encoded in this window:
- a CDS encoding 60S ribosomal protein L44, whose translation is MVNYPKKKKMHCPDERCNAHKSFKVVQYKAGKARLYARGKRRYDRKQSGYGGQTKPIFHKKAKTTKKIVLKLQCSNCKSIIQNVLKRTKHFELNDKKKTGNKDPTW
- a CDS encoding t-complex protein 1 subunit zeta (similar to T-complex protein 1, zeta subunit (TCP-1-zeta) (CCT-zeta) (CCT-zeta-1). (Swiss-Prot:P80317) (Mus musculus;)); translation: MMASNLAYINPGGKQARKASALEINMVASRGLQEVLKTNLGPRGTMKMLVSGAGLIKITKDGITLLGEMQIQHPTAVFIARAATAVDDITGDGTTSAVLVIGEMMRQCERYIQDGLHPRILTEGFRLARNEAVKYLEESVVEIPVATRREYLTNVAHTALSTKVNAHMSVQLAEAVVDSVLAVVPEDGREIDLHMVEVMHMKHRLSSDTRFVNGIVLDHGGRNDNMPKYLENAYILVCNVSLEYERSELNTGFYFKDAAEKARMVTAERKVTDDRVRDIIALKKQVCTKENQRSFVVINQKGIDPIALEMLSKEGILALRRAKRRNMERLILACGGEAVNTTENLTVDVLGEAGRVQEYTLGDDKYTFVEDARKGRSCTLLVKGPNDHTIAQLKDAIRDGLRAVKNAYERGGVLAGAGSFEVALHDHLTRYADTVSGKQKIGVRAYADAILVIPKTLAENSGLDVQQCLISLQEASRRARQEGRWVGLRLDTGSTVDPLAAGILDNVLVKRSILETTGEIVAQLLLVDEIMKAGRRGAGAPPSQ